Proteins encoded in a region of the Candidatus Zixiibacteriota bacterium genome:
- a CDS encoding proline dehydrogenase family protein, with product MNLRFVFVDSLPKTAIRVFSKPYIAGDSMQAALDKAAELADAGISATIDILGEDAATGQDVDHYVALYVRLIESAAHDARLQALPPGRKPSVSLKPSSFVVAPKDNDGMVIDPGGIDRTACAEAIGRVIESASKHGIRATIDMENHQWTDLTLSIHAELFARYGRTVGTVLQSRLFRTVTDIDQLPSGSRIRLCTGIYSESAEIALQQPAEIKSRMLSLARALFAKDVFVEFATHDQGLIERFFNEVVLTAAIGPSRFETQTLMGVPRAALIQSLTSGSYFEGIDDTGRASSALRRGIVHRLYVPFAENWDRAIAYARRRLRHSPNIFWTGLVNAPRVLYYAMRGR from the coding sequence GTGAACCTGCGTTTTGTATTCGTCGATTCACTCCCCAAGACAGCGATTCGCGTTTTCTCGAAGCCCTACATTGCGGGCGATTCGATGCAAGCGGCGCTCGACAAGGCGGCCGAACTGGCGGATGCCGGAATCTCTGCGACAATCGACATCCTCGGCGAGGATGCCGCGACCGGGCAGGACGTGGACCATTATGTCGCGTTGTATGTGCGGTTGATCGAATCGGCGGCCCATGATGCGCGACTCCAGGCGCTGCCACCGGGGCGCAAACCTTCGGTGAGTCTCAAGCCGTCATCGTTCGTCGTCGCCCCGAAGGACAACGATGGCATGGTGATCGATCCGGGAGGGATCGACCGGACGGCCTGCGCGGAAGCCATCGGCCGCGTGATCGAGTCGGCGTCGAAACACGGGATTCGAGCCACGATCGACATGGAAAACCATCAATGGACCGATCTGACGTTGTCGATTCACGCAGAGCTCTTCGCGCGCTACGGACGGACTGTCGGCACCGTCCTGCAATCGCGGCTCTTTCGCACCGTGACGGACATTGACCAACTGCCGTCCGGGTCCCGGATCAGACTGTGCACCGGGATCTACAGCGAATCCGCCGAGATTGCGCTGCAGCAGCCCGCCGAGATCAAATCGCGCATGCTGTCCCTGGCACGCGCGCTGTTTGCGAAGGATGTGTTTGTCGAGTTCGCGACGCACGATCAGGGATTGATCGAACGCTTCTTCAACGAGGTCGTTTTGACGGCGGCCATCGGTCCCTCCCGGTTTGAGACACAGACGTTGATGGGAGTACCGAGAGCGGCCCTGATCCAATCTCTCACGTCCGGTTCATACTTCGAGGGGATTGACGACACGGGCAGGGCGTCATCGGCTTTGCGCCGCGGAATCGTCCACCGACTCTATGTTCCTTTTGCCGAAAACTGGGACCGCGCCATCGCCTACGCGCGACGGCGGCTGCGTCACAGTCCGAACATTTTCTGGACCGGTCTGGTGAATGCTCCGCGCGTTCTGTACTACGCGATGCGCGGGCGTTGA
- a CDS encoding M6 family metalloprotease domain-containing protein, which produces MPPFPDSLRQGSPSMAAGIGLYSEMRGHFQERGICTPGGGMAAGITVSGDFNVLAICVDFSDKVSQVSATVLDNLIFSTGSGSVRHFYSEMSYGNLTMVTVNLPSSLGWQRAPQTYAYYVNGNFGMGSYPNNTQRLTQDLVALIDPLVDFSDYDNDGNGYVDGLVIMHSGAGAEFTGSVNDIWSHKWGISANLRDGVYVSAYSVQPEYWNSPGDITIGVYAHEIGHLFGLPDLYDIDGSSRGLGRWSLMASGSWNGSLGNSPAHMDAWCKSQVGFVTPTVVSSNLTGVNLPAVETSPTVYRVWSDGAGGNQYFLIENRQKTGYDTGIPGSGLCIWHIDDSQSGNTKEWYPGHTSSGNYWVALEQADGLWELEQNLDYGDGADPFPGTTNKTTFSAASTPNSDNYAGAQTFVTITNISASGPSMSADFSVTLETGIEDDRGLGTIDYEIDLFNYPNPFNPSTTIRFSSVGDQPVQLDVYDVLGRKVATLVDGLLAPGSHTVNWEGRGDNGRPVGSGVYFARLVSDGVARVHQMVLLR; this is translated from the coding sequence ATGCCTCCCTTCCCGGACAGCTTGCGCCAGGGCTCCCCGTCGATGGCGGCCGGGATCGGACTGTATTCCGAGATGCGCGGGCATTTTCAGGAGCGCGGCATTTGCACACCCGGAGGAGGCATGGCGGCCGGCATCACGGTCTCCGGGGACTTTAACGTTTTGGCGATCTGCGTGGACTTCTCCGACAAGGTGTCGCAGGTCAGCGCCACCGTGCTGGACAACCTGATTTTCTCAACCGGATCGGGGTCGGTGCGCCACTTTTACAGCGAGATGAGCTACGGCAATCTCACAATGGTCACGGTCAATCTCCCGTCGTCGCTCGGCTGGCAGCGTGCCCCGCAAACATACGCGTACTACGTCAACGGCAACTTCGGCATGGGGAGTTATCCGAATAACACGCAGAGGCTGACGCAGGACCTGGTGGCATTGATCGATCCGCTCGTCGATTTCTCAGACTACGACAACGACGGGAACGGGTATGTCGACGGACTGGTCATCATGCATTCCGGTGCGGGAGCGGAGTTCACCGGCAGCGTCAATGACATCTGGTCGCACAAATGGGGAATCAGCGCCAATCTCCGGGACGGTGTTTATGTCAGCGCGTACTCGGTTCAGCCGGAATACTGGAATTCTCCCGGCGACATTACGATCGGTGTCTACGCCCACGAGATCGGACACCTGTTCGGGCTTCCGGATTTGTACGACATCGACGGCAGCTCGCGCGGTCTGGGCCGCTGGTCTCTGATGGCGTCAGGTTCGTGGAACGGATCGTTGGGCAATTCGCCCGCGCACATGGACGCGTGGTGCAAAAGCCAGGTCGGCTTCGTCACACCGACGGTCGTCAGTTCGAATCTGACCGGAGTCAACCTGCCGGCGGTTGAGACCTCGCCGACCGTGTACCGGGTTTGGTCCGACGGCGCCGGCGGAAACCAGTATTTCCTGATCGAGAACCGTCAGAAGACCGGCTACGATACGGGTATACCGGGCTCAGGGCTTTGCATCTGGCACATCGACGACAGCCAGAGCGGCAATACGAAGGAATGGTACCCCGGACACACGTCATCGGGGAACTACTGGGTTGCGTTGGAGCAGGCGGACGGTCTCTGGGAATTGGAACAGAATCTCGACTATGGCGATGGCGCCGATCCGTTCCCCGGGACCACCAACAAGACCACGTTTTCCGCGGCCTCGACGCCCAATTCGGACAACTACGCCGGGGCGCAAACGTTCGTGACAATCACGAACATTTCCGCGTCCGGGCCGAGCATGTCGGCCGATTTCTCCGTGACACTGGAGACCGGCATTGAGGACGACCGCGGATTGGGCACGATCGACTACGAAATCGATCTGTTCAATTATCCCAATCCGTTCAATCCCTCGACTACCATACGGTTTTCATCGGTGGGCGATCAGCCGGTACAGCTTGACGTCTACGATGTTCTGGGCCGCAAGGTCGCCACGTTGGTCGACGGTCTCCTGGCGCCCGGATCGCACACTGTGAACTGGGAGGGACGCGGCGATAACGGGCGTCCGGTCGGCTCGGGTGTCTACTTTGCCCGTCTGGTTTCAGACGGCGTCGCAAGAGTGCATCAGATGGTTTTGCTGAGGTAA
- a CDS encoding TerC family protein codes for MMETTASPIFWVGFLALILGLLTMDLVVFHRRPHVVSAGEASRWVAFWIGLAAAFNVFVYFEFGTAKALEFTAGYLVEEALSVDNVFVFLIVFRYFHVPRELQHRVLFFGILGAIILRGIFIWIGATLISQFSWVLYIFGAFLVFTGIKIVAQDEMQVHPERNPVLKLLRRILPITADYMGTRFLVRAGERWFATPLLAVLVVVEATDLVFAVDSIPAIFGITHDPFIVYTSNIFAILGLRALFMLLAGIMDKFHYLKYGLGIVLCFIGVKMLIAWFVHIPIEISLGVVVLLLGGSILLSFLRPVKPAESHGSGPDAGTETPLEE; via the coding sequence TCGCTCTCATCTTGGGGTTGCTGACAATGGACCTCGTGGTTTTTCACCGGCGGCCGCATGTCGTGTCAGCCGGTGAGGCATCGCGTTGGGTCGCCTTCTGGATCGGCTTGGCCGCGGCCTTTAATGTGTTCGTCTACTTCGAGTTCGGCACCGCCAAGGCGCTGGAGTTTACGGCCGGATATCTGGTCGAGGAGGCGCTTTCGGTCGACAACGTATTTGTCTTCCTGATCGTTTTCCGCTACTTCCATGTCCCGCGCGAACTGCAGCATCGCGTGCTGTTCTTCGGAATCCTTGGCGCCATCATCCTGCGCGGCATCTTTATCTGGATCGGTGCAACGCTGATCTCCCAGTTCAGTTGGGTGCTCTACATCTTCGGCGCGTTTCTGGTGTTCACCGGGATCAAGATCGTCGCGCAGGATGAGATGCAGGTGCATCCCGAGCGCAATCCGGTTCTGAAGCTCCTGCGGCGCATCCTGCCGATCACTGCCGACTACATGGGCACGCGGTTTCTTGTCCGTGCCGGTGAACGCTGGTTTGCGACGCCGCTTCTGGCGGTGCTGGTCGTTGTCGAAGCCACCGATCTGGTATTTGCCGTCGATTCAATCCCGGCGATCTTCGGCATCACCCACGATCCGTTTATTGTCTACACATCGAACATCTTCGCCATCCTGGGACTGCGGGCGCTTTTCATGCTGCTGGCGGGGATTATGGACAAGTTCCACTATCTGAAATACGGCCTCGGCATCGTTCTCTGTTTCATCGGCGTCAAAATGCTCATCGCGTGGTTTGTGCACATCCCCATCGAGATCTCACTCGGCGTCGTCGTGCTGTTGCTGGGCGGTTCGATCCTGTTGTCGTTTCTCCGGCCGGTCAAACCCGCGGAATCCCATGGTTCCGGGCCGGACGCCGGCACCGAGACCCCGCTGGAGGAATGA